Genomic DNA from Nitratidesulfovibrio vulgaris str. Hildenborough:
CATGAAGAGGGCATGACACAGGTCGAGGGGGGCGGCTACCGGATGTCGGTCGAGGTCGACCTCAACCGGGAGCATCTCAAGGAAAGGTTGAAGCAGGCGGGCATCTACTACACGACCGATTCCGAGATTCCCTGCAATCTTCAGGTGTCTGGCGATGCCGATTCGCAGGCCCGCGTGAAGCGGCTGCAACTGGTGGCGGGCATCGTCACCCGGCCCGGGGCGTCCCTGCGTTGCGTCATCAAGCCGTCCGGCAAGGGCTGGTATGGTACTCTTGACGACGCTGGCGTGGCTTCGTCCGCATCTGGCGCCACAGCCGAAGAGGTATGGGCCAGACTCTGGCCCGACTATCTGGCACGGCGCACCATGCCCGCTACGGCATCCGGCACGCAGGAGGCCATCGTGCGGGTCTGGGGCTGGCTCACCCCTGATGGTACCGAGGTCTTCGACAAGACCTTGCGTGACTGGGACAGGGCCCTGACCGGGGCTGCACTGGCCGAAGTCTCCATGCGTCCTGACGGAATGGCGGGTGTCTGGCGGGTTCAGCTTGTGGACAGGGCGGAACTTGAGCGTCGGCTGGCCGAATACGCCACCCCGCGCAAGCTGCGCTTCGAGATTTCTGCGCCCTAGGGGCGTAAACAGAGAATCCCGGTCTTGCCGGGATTCTCTGTTGTAAACGTCTGACGCGGCAGTTAGGCCTGCTTGTCGTCGTTCTTGTCTTTCTTGTCGGTCGGGGTGACGTCAATCTCGTCTGGTTCCGACGCGGCCCGCTTGAAGTTACGGATGGCCCGGCCAAGCCCCCCCCCGATCTCCGGGAGCTTGTTGGCTCCGAAGACGAGCAGGACGAGGACGAGGACGACCAGCAGTTCCTGAAAACCGATACCGAACATGGCATGCCTCCGCGTTGTGTCTTGTCGCTGGCTATACACAGCGCCCAACGACAGGTCAAGGCGACGCGGAGCAGGCAAGGCCCCCGTAACACGGGGAAACAGGAGAATCATATGCGGCGCGTTATCATAGTCGGCAGCAGTCTGGCGGCGGCCAAGGTGGCTACACGCCTGAAGCGCAAGGATCCTTCCTCCGAGGTCAACATCATCGTTCCCGCGGTGGAGTCCGGACAGGAGTCGGTGAAGGACGGTGTTTTTTACAAGGCACGGGCCGAACGGCACGCCGTCGCCGAACTTCTTCGTTCGCGTGAGGTGGGTGTGGTAGAGGCTTCGGACCTGAGTGTCGATTTCGACGCTCGCGTCGTGTTGCCCACATCCAGCCGTGGCAGCCTGCCCATCCGCTACAATGTGCTGGTGCTCGAAGTGCAGGCACAGCCGCGCATCCCCAGGGTCTTGCGCGGTGCGCCCAACGTCATCGGCTGGCCGGGTGAAGGTGCCGCTACGCTCGATGCCATGCTCTCCACCACTGCCGAGGTGCGCGTCGTCGTTGTCGGGCAGGGGCAGGCTGCCATGGAGGCCCTGCGCCTTGTGGCCCGTTCCGGACAGGTGCCCGTATGGCTGCGCCTCGGCGATGTGGGCCCCGATATCCTTGACGGTGACACGTGGCGCATGGTCGAGCGTCTGGCTGCCAACGGCGGCGTCGAAGTCCACGACTGGAGTCACGTGCCCATGGAACGCATGGGGGCGCGGCCTGACGAACACGGCGGAGTGGCTGCGCTGGTGGCTGCCCTCGAAGGCGGCAACGACCTGCGCGTGGAGGGCGATGTCTTCATCTGGACGGCGCCCACTGTCGTGCAGCATCCCGTCGTCGCGCAGGAGGGTATCACACTCGACGCCCACGGGCGTATCGAGGTCGACGGCAACCTCGCCACCGTGGAGGAGGGCGTGTACCTCATCGGAACCGGTGTCGCCATGGCTTGTGGCTGCGGTTCGGCACCTCTCCACGTGGGTGAGCACGACCTTGCGGGGCTTGCACGCGGTCTGGCCGACCATCTCGCGGGCGACGCCACGACGACCATGCCTCCCTGCACAGGGTTGGTGCACGCCGAAGGCCCCGGCTTTGCCGTGAGCCGTGCCGGTGTCACCCTCGAAGAAGCGGTGCGCCGTGGGCTGGAGGGCGAATTCGCCCTGTTGCCCCTTGAGGATGGCGGACTGCTCAAGCTGGTGGCCGATAAGGTTTCGCGTCAGGTGATCGGGTATCAGGCCACCGGGACGGGCGAATCGCTCGACCTGCTTGCGCCTTTGCTTTCTTTCGCAGTGGGCCGTTCTGCAACGGTGGACGAGCTTGCCGCATCCGACTGCCCCGGCCCTGTGGGCACAGTCGTGCGCAAGGTGGCTGGCATTCTCGCCAACAAGATGGAAGGGCGCTTCTACGGCATCACCGCCGATGAACTGCGTGCCTCCCGCGAGGCAGGGGCCGAGTTCTTTCTGCTCGACCTGCGTGCCATGCCCGAATGGCGCAACGGCCACATTCCCGGGGCCTACAACATCCCCCTGCCGCAGCTTGCCAAGCGTTTGCAGGACGAAGTGCCGCGCTTCACGCCCATCGTACTCGTCAGCCGGACGTCCGACGCCGCGTGGAGTGTCGCATGCAAGCTCTTCGGGCTTGGTGCCACGGCCCTCTACGTGCTCGATGGCGGCATGCGTTGCTGGGACTACGAACTGGAGACGGCGTGACGGCGAAGGTGACGCGCCTGCCGGGAGTCGCATGTCGCTTCTGGCTGACGGGGCGTTGCGCCTACGACGAGATGCTCAACCCCGGCCTTCACGATGCGTGGCGCTGCCCTGAAGAGCAGCGGCTGCTCGGCTACTATGACGGCTTCATCGAACGGGTCGACGTGTTCGACCTGCCGCCGGAAGAGGTTGCGGGCCTGTGGGCGCGCCGTATGGAGCGTTTTCCGCCCGTGGGAGCCCTGTGCGGCAACTACGAGGCGCAGGGTGATGAAGGCGCAGATGACGCCGCGGACGGAGACCTGCCCGATGCGGAAGGCGGAATGCACGATGTTCTGGTCGATTGCATCCGCTTCCGCGACGGGATATGCCTTTTGCTGCTGCCCCCTTGCGAGGGTGTGTGCGAACGCTTCCGACGCGCAGACACCCCCGGAGACGGGCGAAACGGATAACCCAGGGATGTCATGCTGAAGACCCATACTCGACGACTCGTCTATGTCCCGCACCTCCACCGCGAGAGTGCCCCGGCATGTCTGCCGCAGGTTGTGCAGTTCCTTTCCGTCGGCCTGACGGACAGGTCCGTTGCCGGAGAGTTGCTCCCCGACGGATTGCCCTACACACCGGCAGAGGCCCGTGCCTGCCTGCGCGACCTGCTCGAATACGGTCTTTCTGTGGGGCGTGAAGGCGACCTGTACGCCCTGACTGCCGCCGCCGATGACTCGCAAGCCGTCGCGGCGCGACGCGCCGAATCGAGGGCCCTGGCTCGCTTCGCCGATACGGGCGAGTCCGAAGCCGCGTCCTCCGCCGGTGAAGCGTTGCCCGGAGAGAGGCTTCGCAACGCGCAGAAGACGTTGCTTCTCGCCTCCTATCTTGAGGAACGTGCCCGTGAACTGGATGCGCTTCAGGCCCGCTTTGCCGATGGGCGCAAAGGTCTGGCGCAGGTCATCGGCGTAGAGGACGGCGATGACGACATCGACCTGCCCGCACTCGACGCCTTCACTCCCGACCTGCCCGGTAGCGGCATGGACGTGCTGCGTCCCTCATGGCGGGTGGTGCTCGACAATATGGCCTGCTTCCTGCCGGAAGACGCGGCACTCTTCACCTGCGACCATGTCATGCTTGCCGCCCTGGGTGACGCCGGGGTCGTTTTCGAGCCTGTCTCGGTCGAGACGCTGCGCCGCTTCGAGGGGCTCGATGCCGCACTCGCGCCCAAACTGGTGCAGGCGTGCGTTCCCCTGTGGCAGGCTCTAGGGCTTTCGGGGCCGCAGGCCGAGCGTCCGTGGCTTGACCGCGAGGCACTGTTCATCGGGTGCGCCGCCTGTCAGACCGGGGCCTAGCGGGGGAGTCATGCAAGGCATCAGGTACGGCCTCGACAGGCATTTCCCCGAGGGGATACGGGGCATCGTCTTCGATTGCGATGGTGTTCTGTTCGATTCGCGCGCCTCGAACATCCATTACTACAACCTCCTGCTTGATGCGCTGGGTCTGCCGCGCATGACGCCTTCGCAAGAGGACTACGTGCACATGCACACCGTGGGTGAGTCGCTCAACCACATCGTGCCGACGGACTACCGTGACAGGCTGCCGGAGGCACGGTCGCGCATCCGCTATCGGCAGCACATCCTGCCGCTTCTCGAGCCTGAACCGGGGCTGCGCGAGACGCTGTGGTGGCTGCGTGATGCGGGCGTGAAGCTTGCCGTGCATACCAACAGGACAGACTCCATGGAGTACGTCCTAGACCATTTCGGCATGACGGACTTCTTCTTTCCGGTCATGACGGCAGGGCGTGTGCGTGCCAAACCCCACCCCGAAGGACTGCATGTCATCCTCCGTTCGTGGGGGGTCGCCCCGTCGAGCATCGTCTTCATCGGCGACACACGCCTCGACGAGGAGACAGCACGCGCAGCCGGTGTGCCCTTCTGGGCGTACCGTAGCCCGACCCTGACGGCACAGGTGCATGTCACGGACTACTGGTCGCTTTCGCAGACGCTGCGAGGAGTGCTCGCGCGCGACTGCGACTGAGGGCCGAGGCCCCGGAAGTTTTCGCTTGATTCCGGAGGCCGACCAATGGAAATATCGCCACAACGGGTACTCCACACTCCGGGTACCCCAAGTCTGGAGGATACATGTTCGTCGTCGCCAATATCGTCGTAGGCATCGCCAAAATCCTCGACGCCATCCTGAATCTCTATTTCTGGGTCATCATCGCCGCAGCGGTACTGTCGTGGGTGAACCCCGATCCCTATAATCCCGTGGTGCGCGTGGTTCGCAATCTCACCGAACCCGTCTTCTACCGTGTGCGCAAATGGCTGCCCTTCACCTATGTGGGCGGACTCGACCTGTCGCCGCTGGTGGTGCTTCTCGGCATTCAGATCATCAATTCGGTGCTCGTGCAGTCGCTGTACCAGCTTGCCGTGAGACTCTACTAGGAGCGGGCATGGCCGTCAGTCGCATCGACATCCTCAACCAGCGGTTCGCGCGCTCCCTGCGGGGGTATGACACGGCAGAGGTCGACCGCTTCGTTCAGGAGGTGGCCGACACCGTGGGCACCCTCAGCGAGGACAAGGCTGCGCTTGCTGCGCGTGTCTCCGACCTCGAGGCGCGGCTTGCCGAGTTTCGTGAGCGGGAGACGGCACTTCGCGACACCCTGATGACCACGCAGAAGATGAGCGCGGAAATCAAGGCGGGGGCACAGCGAGAGGCGCAGCTCATCATCGATGCGGCCCACGCCAAGGCGGAGAATCTGCTCAATCAGGGTAATCTTCGCCTCGCACGCCTCGAAGAGGAGATAGCCTCTGCCCGCAAGCTCAAGGCCCAGTTCGAGATGCGGGTGAGGGCCGTGGTCGAGCAGCATCTTTCGCTTCTCGACATGAGCGCCCGTGAGGATGCCGCCCTTGATGCCGCGGCAGCACGGGCAGCCGCCCGG
This window encodes:
- a CDS encoding lipoprotein, translating into MRFRHLLNMFGAAFVCACTLSFIAPDVCEARRVDVGWQDSGPVKTRAQALGEAFALAAVDESLDILRVSLPEARRVALQEYLAASSSEFVRSYHEEGMTQVEGGGYRMSVEVDLNREHLKERLKQAGIYYTTDSEIPCNLQVSGDADSQARVKRLQLVAGIVTRPGASLRCVIKPSGKGWYGTLDDAGVASSASGATAEEVWARLWPDYLARRTMPATASGTQEAIVRVWGWLTPDGTEVFDKTLRDWDRALTGAALAEVSMRPDGMAGVWRVQLVDRAELERRLAEYATPRKLRFEISAP
- a CDS encoding twin-arginine translocase TatA/TatE family subunit → MFGIGFQELLVVLVLVLLVFGANKLPEIGGGLGRAIRNFKRAASEPDEIDVTPTDKKDKNDDKQA
- a CDS encoding rhodanese-like domain-containing protein; this encodes MRRVIIVGSSLAAAKVATRLKRKDPSSEVNIIVPAVESGQESVKDGVFYKARAERHAVAELLRSREVGVVEASDLSVDFDARVVLPTSSRGSLPIRYNVLVLEVQAQPRIPRVLRGAPNVIGWPGEGAATLDAMLSTTAEVRVVVVGQGQAAMEALRLVARSGQVPVWLRLGDVGPDILDGDTWRMVERLAANGGVEVHDWSHVPMERMGARPDEHGGVAALVAALEGGNDLRVEGDVFIWTAPTVVQHPVVAQEGITLDAHGRIEVDGNLATVEEGVYLIGTGVAMACGCGSAPLHVGEHDLAGLARGLADHLAGDATTTMPPCTGLVHAEGPGFAVSRAGVTLEEAVRRGLEGEFALLPLEDGGLLKLVADKVSRQVIGYQATGTGESLDLLAPLLSFAVGRSATVDELAASDCPGPVGTVVRKVAGILANKMEGRFYGITADELRASREAGAEFFLLDLRAMPEWRNGHIPGAYNIPLPQLAKRLQDEVPRFTPIVLVSRTSDAAWSVACKLFGLGATALYVLDGGMRCWDYELETA
- a CDS encoding HAD family hydrolase, producing the protein MQGIRYGLDRHFPEGIRGIVFDCDGVLFDSRASNIHYYNLLLDALGLPRMTPSQEDYVHMHTVGESLNHIVPTDYRDRLPEARSRIRYRQHILPLLEPEPGLRETLWWLRDAGVKLAVHTNRTDSMEYVLDHFGMTDFFFPVMTAGRVRAKPHPEGLHVILRSWGVAPSSIVFIGDTRLDEETARAAGVPFWAYRSPTLTAQVHVTDYWSLSQTLRGVLARDCD
- a CDS encoding YggT family protein; amino-acid sequence: MFVVANIVVGIAKILDAILNLYFWVIIAAAVLSWVNPDPYNPVVRVVRNLTEPVFYRVRKWLPFTYVGGLDLSPLVVLLGIQIINSVLVQSLYQLAVRLY
- a CDS encoding DivIVA domain-containing protein: MAVSRIDILNQRFARSLRGYDTAEVDRFVQEVADTVGTLSEDKAALAARVSDLEARLAEFRERETALRDTLMTTQKMSAEIKAGAQREAQLIIDAAHAKAENLLNQGNLRLARLEEEIASARKLKAQFEMRVRAVVEQHLSLLDMSAREDAALDAAAARAAARGRGENG